The following proteins come from a genomic window of Microtus ochrogaster isolate Prairie Vole_2 chromosome 7, MicOch1.0, whole genome shotgun sequence:
- the Nme3 gene encoding nucleoside diphosphate kinase 3 codes for MICLVLTILANLFPAAYSGVNERTFLAVKPDGVQRRLVGEIVRRFERKGFKLVALKLVQASEELLREHYAELRERPFYSRLVKYMSSGPVVAMVWQGMDVVRASRALIGATDPGDAMPGTIRGDFCVEVGKNVIHGSDSVESAHREIALWFHEEELLCWEDSAGHWLYE; via the exons ATGATCTGCCTGGTGCTGACCATCCTCGCTAACCTCTTTCCCGCAG CCTACAGCGGCGTGAACGAGCGCACGTTCTTGGCAGTGAAGCCCGACGGCGTGCAGCGGCGGCTGGTGGGCGAGATCGTGCGTCGCTTTGAGAGAAAGGGCTTCAAGCTGGTGGCACTAAAGCTAGTGCAG GCCTCCGAAGAGCTGTTGCGGGAGCATTATGCGGAGCTGCGCGAGAGACCTTTCTACAGCCGACTAGTTAAATACATGAGCTCTGGTCCCGTGGTGGCCATG GTGTGGCAAGGGATGGACGTTGTGCGTGCTTCGCGGGCCCTCATAGGGGCCACTGACCCAGGGGACGCCATGCCTGGCACTATCCGTGGGGATTTCTGCGTGGAAGTTGGCAA GAATGTGATTCATGGCAGTGACTCGGTGGAAAGCGCTCACAGAGAGATTGCGCTTTGGTTCCACGAGGAAGAGCTTCTGTGTTGGGAGGACAGCGCTGGGCATTGGCTGTATGAGTAG
- the Mrps34 gene encoding 28S ribosomal protein S34, mitochondrial codes for MARKRVRPRLIAELARRIRALREQRNQPRDSQLYALDYETLTRPHSGRRLPVRAWADVRRESRLLQLLARLPLFGLGRLVTRKSWLWQHDEPCYWRLTRVRPDYTAQNLDHGRAWGILTFKGKSEDEAREIEHVMYHDWRLVPKHEEEAFTAFTAKPEDRLNPVPYPPLLRAMILAERQKNGDTSVQEPLLNLERTRVHPWDYPAKQETKGKAKGTPV; via the exons ATGGCGCGGAAGAGAGTGAGACCCCGGCTGATCGCAGAGCTGGCCCGCCGCATACGCGCCTTGCGCGAGCAGCGGAACCAGCCGCGAGACTCGCAGCTCTACGCCCTAGACTACGAGACTCTGACCCGGCCACACTCAGGTCGCCGGCTGCCGGTGCGCGCCTGGGCCGACGTGCGCCGTGAGAGCCGCCTCCTACAGCTGCTCGCCCGCCTCCCGTTGTTTGGCCTGGGCCGTCTGGTCACCCGCAAGTCCTGGCTATGGCAGCACGACGAGCCGTGCTACTGGCGCCTCACGCGAGTGAGGCCCGACTACACGGCGCAG AACTTGGACCACGGGAGGGCCTGGGGCATCCTGACCTTCAAAG ggaagagtgaGGATGAGGCTCGGGAAATCGAGCATGTCATGTACCACGATTGGCGGTTGGTACCCAAGCACGAAGAGGAGGCCTTCACTGCGTTCACTGCGAAACCAGAGGACAGGTTGAACCCTGTCCCCTACCCACCTCTGCTGCGGGCCATGATCCTTGCTGAACGACAGAAAAATGGGGATACCAGTGTCCAGGAGCCACTCCTGAACCTGGAGAGGACTCGGGTGCATCCCTGGGACTACCCTGCAAAACAGGAGACCAAAGGGAAGGCCAAGGGAACCCCAGTCTAA